ACAGGTGGATGCATGGCGCGCAACGTATACGGACTTTGTCTCTAAGGGACTATTGTCCTTCAGAAAAGCGGAAGCATCCCAGGTCGAACTCACATTCGAAGGCGTCAGTTACCTCTTCAGAAAGGGCGAACGCGCGTGGCTGGTCGACGAGCCGAAAGGCAAGGTGTGGGAAACCCAAAGCGATATGGAGGATTTGCTCCAAACGCTGGAAACATGCATTGCCGATGACGTCGCGACTCCGGTCACTCCGCCCGATCTCGCACCCTATGGTCTCGACGCGCCCATGATGACCGTTCGAGTCACCGCGGTCAAAGAGAGCCAAAGCCAAGGCTCGGGTAGCATACTCCTGGGACCGCTTGCCATCGGCAAAATCAGCGAGACCGAATCGCATCAGCGATATGCGATGGTGGCCGGCCGTCCCGAAATCTTCCGCATACGGCAGCTTGTCATCGAGCAGATTCGGGATATTCTCAAAGGCGTGATCGACGCCACCCCGGTCTCGAACGAAGCGCCCCCCGTAAAAGTCGTGCAGTAAGATCGCGCATCATCCTTCGGCATGGGCGCCAGCCACGGGCAGGTTTCATTGTCGCTCGTCTCCGAGTTATCCTCACGATTGTGTGACCTCTCCGACGAGGTCCGGTTCATCGAATTCAGAATGCAGTAAGGGACGTATGCAACTGATCGCCGCGAGTGAGCTGGCATCACTTGTACCAAAGCCGGCTTCAAGCATTTTATTCGTGGGACATGCAACCAACGAGTTCATGTCTATCATGACCGCGCGTCATTCGACGGTTATCCAAGCCACGCGTGAATTGCTTGACTCGGTACCACCTGGATCGCGCGAATGCATGATCGTCGGGCCCTGCGCTCCGCCGGATTTGTGCGGCCTCATGGAGCCTGCTGTATCCAAGCTCGGTCCGTTCGGGACTGTCTGTGTAATTGTCAGCCAAGAAGGCGAATGGTGCGGCATTCCTGAACAACTTGCCGTGCTGTGGAGTGAGCTCGGACTTGTTTCCGTGGGCGTTCTGGCACGCTCAGGAAATGGACGAAGCGAAACGGCGGTTGCTCTGGTCCGTAGTACCTACGACCCTATCGCGCATGCCCGAGCTCTCGAGCAGCAAGGCATGCCTAATCGAGCCTTAAGTGCGCTCGATTCGATTGAGAGTCTCGTCAACCTTAGCGTTGAGCAGACCGGACTGATTGCGGGAGAGAAGCTGCGAATCCTCCATGCCATGACGATTCGAGAGAACGCGCGGGATCTCGCCTACACGTATTTCGCGCACGCACGAAAGCAATTTCAGCTTGCGGTACATCCGTTTCCGCAAATGCACCTTTACTACAGGCAGTTCGCAGAGTTGTGGCATCACCTCGGAAACGACGCGATGGCAATGCGTCTGTTGAAGTCGGTTTGTCATGTTGCGCCCAACGAAGAATCCTTGGTGTTGATGACCCGACTGAAGCCCTCCGACGCGCCGCAGCCGGAATCTGAATCGTCGCCAATATGGACGGGCAAAAAACGGCCTCCTCGCATCCTGGTTATTACACACGACGCTTCGGACTACGGAATGGACTGCCTCTATGACGGGCTGTGCATTGTGCTGGGAAAAGACAACGTCGTTGAGTACCCGTGGAAACCCACATTGCATGGGCATGCGCGCGAAGAGGCGCTCAACTATCCGTGCGTATTCGAGTACCCCGGCGAACCTCTTGAACCCGCGGCCATCGAGCAACAACTTCGCCACGGACGGTTCGACCTCATCCTTTTTGCAGACACGGTTCAAATGTCGAGCGAGGAAACCGTGCGCAGATTTCTAGATGCCGCGCCCGACGTGCCCGTCGTCGTGTACGACCCCTGGGACGATTGCCAGCCATTCCAGCATGTTGTTTTGGAGTACCTGGGAAGGCCATCCGTTGCAGCATACTTCAAGCGGGAAATGGTGGCCGGTTTCGACTATGGTCCCAACAGTTTTCCGCTTCCGTTCGGGTATCCGGATCGCCTGGTCCCGAAGGACATCGATGTGCCGCGGACGCACGATCTCTTCTGGGCAGGGAAGCGCATCTTCGGGACACGCTCGCTCTACCTTGACTACCTCCAATCGAAGGGATACGACGTCAACCGCCACTATTCGCAGGAAGACTACCGCAAAGCGATCGCGACTGCCCGTGTAGGGCTAAGTTTCTTCGGGTTTGGATACGACACCGTGCGCTATTGGGAACTTCCGGCGCATGGCGTCATGCTGCTCGCCGAACGGCCGCCGATACGTATACCCCACAATTTCGTCCACGGAGAATCCGCGCTGTTCTTCGATGATCTCCTCGAATTGGAGGAGAGATTG
The window above is part of the Candidatus Hydrogenedentota bacterium genome. Proteins encoded here:
- a CDS encoding glycosyltransferase — its product is MSIMTARHSTVIQATRELLDSVPPGSRECMIVGPCAPPDLCGLMEPAVSKLGPFGTVCVIVSQEGEWCGIPEQLAVLWSELGLVSVGVLARSGNGRSETAVALVRSTYDPIAHARALEQQGMPNRALSALDSIESLVNLSVEQTGLIAGEKLRILHAMTIRENARDLAYTYFAHARKQFQLAVHPFPQMHLYYRQFAELWHHLGNDAMAMRLLKSVCHVAPNEESLVLMTRLKPSDAPQPESESSPIWTGKKRPPRILVITHDASDYGMDCLYDGLCIVLGKDNVVEYPWKPTLHGHAREEALNYPCVFEYPGEPLEPAAIEQQLRHGRFDLILFADTVQMSSEETVRRFLDAAPDVPVVVYDPWDDCQPFQHVVLEYLGRPSVAAYFKREMVAGFDYGPNSFPLPFGYPDRLVPKDIDVPRTHDLFWAGKRIFGTRSLYLDYLQSKGYDVNRHYSQEDYRKAIATARVGLSFFGFGYDTVRYWELPAHGVMLLAERPPIRIPHNFVHGESALFFDDLLELEERLAYMSSHQDECMEIARAGAAIFREHHTASARARQLLGRIESLATW